A genomic region of Methanothermobacter thermautotrophicus str. Delta H contains the following coding sequences:
- a CDS encoding DUF2149 domain-containing protein produces the protein MPLRRRRRLLSDQNEEDPMAGSANLVDAMLVLSVGFLIFLVLSWNMQNVVFADMTPQERQETMEAMKKAVEVQKGQELNDTPQTTSGSGQGYVEMGTVYRDPKTGKLIMVQG, from the coding sequence ATGCCACTCAGACGCCGGCGAAGGCTCCTCTCGGATCAAAATGAAGAGGACCCCATGGCTGGAAGCGCCAACCTGGTTGACGCCATGCTGGTACTCTCAGTCGGTTTCCTGATATTCCTGGTACTCTCATGGAACATGCAGAACGTTGTATTTGCAGATATGACTCCCCAGGAGAGACAGGAGACCATGGAGGCCATGAAAAAGGCTGTTGAGGTCCAGAAGGGTCAGGAACTTAACGACACTCCACAGACCACTTCGGGTTCGGGTCAGGGATACGTTGAGATGGGAACAGTCTACCGTGACCCCAAGACAGGTAAACTCATAATGGTCCAGGGATAA
- a CDS encoding HisA/HisF family protein encodes MLEIIPVIDLMDGIAVSGKSGEREKYRPLESVYSPSPDPVNIALSLRAAGARSIYIADLDAIEGTGSNLEAVRRVNHVLPVILDAGVRDLETFHFMLEFASRVVVATETLESTEELEEILRNYPPERTVVSVDVKDMRLHSRNLEIGLEELRDLLMGYEVDIILLDIGSVGTSSGFNRELLELFRPLIERVIPGGGVLPEEIPELEAMGVRAALVGRALHEGMVRPG; translated from the coding sequence ATGCTTGAGATCATACCTGTTATTGATTTAATGGATGGTATCGCGGTATCCGGCAAATCCGGTGAACGTGAAAAATACAGGCCCCTGGAGTCAGTATATTCACCGTCACCGGATCCAGTTAACATTGCACTATCCCTCAGGGCAGCAGGTGCAAGGTCAATCTACATAGCGGACCTCGATGCCATCGAGGGCACAGGATCAAACCTTGAGGCAGTGAGGAGGGTGAACCATGTCCTCCCCGTGATCCTTGATGCCGGTGTCAGGGATCTCGAAACCTTCCACTTCATGCTTGAATTCGCATCAAGGGTCGTTGTTGCAACGGAGACCCTTGAGAGCACAGAGGAGCTGGAGGAGATCCTCAGGAACTATCCTCCTGAGAGGACCGTTGTCAGCGTGGACGTTAAGGACATGAGGCTCCACTCAAGAAACCTTGAGATTGGACTTGAGGAATTAAGGGACCTCCTGATGGGATATGAAGTAGACATAATCCTCTTGGATATCGGGTCCGTCGGTACATCCTCTGGTTTCAACAGGGAACTCCTTGAACTCTTCAGACCCCTTATCGAGCGTGTAATACCCGGGGGTGGTGTTCTCCCTGAGGAGATACCTGAACTTGAGGCTATGGGTGTCAGGGCGGCTCTTGTTGGAAGGGCACTCCATGAAGGGATGGTGAGGCCCGGGTGA
- a CDS encoding DUF2162 domain-containing protein, which yields MDIANLLWQAGILSVLLIFGVKIGLAMGFAGLSRKMAALITAGYGLGIYALSALANAYMNSVQGFFNTYSSLITIIMAAILIFAGVHTLREWKEHRRDTAKTACVAMVAPCPCCFGAVIVSIILVSPIIGVSAVTLGKYSGIILAAFIGFFYVFANGIAAAIKKPYPVLLGNFMLFAGLYFLTAAIVLPNVNSVMSMKMTPLTVPGIDTIIYVVLGTLALMGLGIYLNKRKSTFIE from the coding sequence ATGGACATTGCAAATCTACTGTGGCAGGCAGGAATCCTATCGGTTCTCCTGATATTCGGTGTGAAGATTGGACTGGCAATGGGCTTTGCAGGCCTATCAAGGAAGATGGCGGCCCTAATAACCGCAGGTTACGGTCTAGGGATTTATGCCCTTTCAGCACTGGCAAATGCCTACATGAACTCGGTTCAGGGCTTCTTCAACACCTACAGTTCGCTCATAACAATCATAATGGCAGCCATTCTCATATTCGCAGGTGTCCACACTCTCCGTGAGTGGAAAGAACACAGGCGTGACACAGCAAAGACTGCATGTGTGGCTATGGTTGCACCCTGCCCCTGCTGTTTCGGGGCGGTCATCGTCAGCATAATTCTGGTATCACCGATAATAGGAGTATCTGCGGTTACACTTGGCAAGTACTCAGGAATAATCCTTGCAGCATTCATAGGTTTCTTCTATGTATTTGCCAACGGGATCGCAGCCGCCATCAAGAAACCATACCCGGTTCTACTTGGAAACTTCATGCTCTTTGCTGGTCTATACTTCCTGACAGCTGCCATCGTGCTCCCCAACGTGAACAGCGTCATGAGCATGAAGATGACACCCCTCACGGTGCCGGGGATAGACACAATAATATACGTCGTCCTTGGAACCCTCGCGCTGATGGGGCTTGGAATATACCTTAACAAGAGAAAAAGCACATTCATAGAATAG
- a CDS encoding ribokinase, with amino-acid sequence MSSGEGYLLIGPVSRDHIVRGDSHEVKAGGAVYYYSRLLSHLGVRHTALVTISEDDSELLEEFPDKTRIVPVYHDRTVEFENIYSNGDTAGRTQRSNFAENPIEVEDLEGLASLDWTAVLAGPLLPSDIPLRTLEFLGERYRLYTGLQGYLRHPQGRSVILKHAGHIWRVMEAGDGVFLDVNELGTISDNPLRALRMLAEHTPEAVVTCGRRGSVICHGGSRTRIRAVRAVRELDPTALGIPTWQPMYMPEEWWGRRRLEGLHP; translated from the coding sequence GTGAGCTCAGGGGAAGGTTACCTCCTTATCGGTCCGGTAAGCAGGGACCATATAGTGAGAGGGGACTCCCATGAGGTGAAGGCTGGTGGTGCGGTCTACTACTACTCAAGACTCCTGTCCCACCTTGGAGTCCGTCACACAGCCCTTGTGACCATCTCAGAGGATGACTCCGAACTTCTTGAGGAATTCCCGGATAAAACAAGGATTGTGCCTGTATACCATGACCGTACAGTTGAATTTGAAAATATCTACTCCAACGGGGATACTGCAGGAAGGACTCAGAGGTCAAACTTTGCTGAAAACCCCATAGAGGTGGAGGACCTTGAAGGCCTTGCATCACTGGACTGGACTGCAGTGCTCGCAGGACCCCTCCTCCCATCAGACATACCCCTCAGGACCCTGGAATTCCTGGGTGAAAGGTACAGGCTCTACACAGGACTCCAGGGTTACCTCAGGCACCCTCAGGGAAGGAGTGTAATACTGAAACATGCAGGGCACATATGGAGGGTCATGGAGGCAGGGGATGGTGTATTCCTTGATGTGAATGAACTCGGGACAATCTCAGATAACCCTCTGAGGGCTCTGCGTATGCTGGCTGAGCATACCCCTGAGGCGGTGGTAACATGCGGCAGGAGGGGTTCAGTCATCTGCCATGGCGGCTCCAGAACAAGGATAAGGGCTGTGAGGGCTGTGAGAGAACTTGACCCCACGGCCTTGGGGATACCTACATGGCAGCCTATGTACATGCCAGAAGAATGGTGGGGCCGGAGGCGGCTGGAAGGTTTGCATCCCTAA
- a CDS encoding MotA/TolQ/ExbB proton channel family protein, with translation MVAVPGSEILSGALHVVSQSLLIPVIAGLLLFMVYAIVTLGGLISEYSGRIRTDVKELESAIKSISNPGTPEKIIEVVDSMDIPQSQKAVLTDIAGTAELGPKSREALARKLIENEELRAAKSLEKTDIVTRLGPTLGLMGTLIPMGPGLAALGAGDINTLAQAIIIAFDTTVVGLASGGIAYIISKVRRRWYEEYLSNLETMAEAVLEVMDNATQTPAKAPLGSK, from the coding sequence ATGGTTGCAGTACCCGGCAGTGAGATACTGAGCGGTGCACTACACGTTGTCTCCCAGAGCCTCCTCATACCGGTTATAGCAGGTCTACTGTTATTCATGGTATACGCCATAGTGACCCTCGGAGGGCTCATATCAGAGTACTCTGGAAGGATAAGGACTGATGTTAAGGAACTTGAATCGGCAATAAAATCAATTTCAAACCCAGGAACCCCTGAAAAGATAATTGAGGTCGTCGATTCGATGGACATACCACAGAGCCAGAAGGCCGTGCTCACTGATATCGCAGGGACAGCTGAACTCGGACCAAAATCAAGGGAGGCCCTCGCAAGGAAGTTGATAGAGAATGAGGAACTCAGGGCTGCCAAGAGCCTTGAGAAGACAGACATTGTAACCAGACTCGGCCCAACCCTTGGACTGATGGGGACACTCATACCCATGGGTCCAGGACTCGCAGCCCTCGGGGCAGGTGACATCAATACACTGGCCCAGGCCATCATCATAGCCTTCGATACAACAGTTGTGGGACTTGCATCAGGGGGTATAGCATACATCATCTCCAAGGTCAGGAGAAGATGGTATGAGGAGTACCTCTCAAATCTTGAGACAATGGCCGAGGCAGTGCTGGAGGTGATGGATAATGCCACTCAGACGCCGGCGAAGGCTCCTCTCGGATCAAAATGA
- a CDS encoding cobaltochelatase subunit CobN yields MRKHLITVTAVLLMLMFCQSVAAADNSTEDNSTTVLVIGSSTATKSYNEVAYTVMNLTNRDAKRVNFQIRSTTQIGNMTGDEILSLINSSSIIIAEWGTQLAGNGSFEAVIRAHPSILENKLFFAFESGPTLVKLSRINNTEVFTGVNDSDIGTYDRPGTLIGACHDGDLTSLIAYKQKYPGNTALHQWIDCALYYAAAGKTNLENQFKLALKMYYNMRGIPWNSSWEPATVEPASPLSSEFLYRDGQRFTKEDYFTRYPLDPAKPTVAVLSYVGSTGEVTYADAMQQIIDALVSRGLNVIPVIGTWSNYVILNQTGMQNIIQTLCMPNQTYNITAIRGIGNYTDLTSILGVTSVSSANVYEVQILDNGNLIRSLKISTVQPVNVYSALVKFLTDASNVVQYEANPEKYPVKANVIIDMLTFITGSTTSGASVTKFFDRSNIPVLRAMITSSTYRTIGQWIVSEEGFSWMSVYWQCAQPEMQGQIEPLAIGVGEIGSDPETGAQWDITVTIPERIEKLVSRAFNWIRLQTMANSDKKVAIVYYNYPPGKQNIGASYLNVPESIIEILKRMKAEGYSVGEIPQDADALVEMMIKNGINVANWAPGELEKLANSSNAILWPYEDYLAWFNTLDPVARKEMVEGPVGYIEELTRVAVQCINEGDCRVRDEMLKTLNRWTQEMISNANTHPQIAGTAIDLINKMSAALTAVIWNTSNTTAWDLFYIYKNQFMALNVSGMTGWGEPPGNVMVVTRNGRKYVVIPGLMFGNVFIGPEPQRGWEADAANLYHSTIVPPPHCYLAWYAWVNTVFGANAQIHVGRHATYEWTPRKQYALSSFDYPDICIGDTPSLYIYIMDGVGEGLQAKRRGLAVIIDHLTPPLTRTKLYGDLQELAGLVSSYEATPTGNPMRDEYAKQIRETIIKLDLARDLGINATNMTDDDIDRVHDYLLSITSTLMPYGLDTFGLNWTDSEVALMVSGMLSPDSDVDPSLQRLISMMNGWNFSNLTFEQAEALNNATVEMIMELLRGTSIDTLLENITDPSLKATLHSKLELALQYASLLKDSPSSEMDALMEGLSGHYITPAKGGDPVKAPYALPTGRNFYAQDDNTLPTKVAWDLGKRLADMALAQLDTIPEKMAAVVWCVETARDDGAMVSFVLRMLGVQPKMDDKTWLGGGKLSYIVPTNLTELLSDLNNVRSSMGLSNLTSRPRIDVIVTTSGLFRDLFPNLLAKMDVAYRVALGASYSKILQAYPELKTQLDLALDPLLTGQFKQAKTMADLLKIIDKNDSLNVNYIAKHWVELVLAGYDGDTAITRIFAPPVGDYGAGVNHGVEEAWTWDNRSELADVYLRRMSHAYSNTRWGASMEGLFENLLKGVTVAYHSRSTNLYGVIDNDDYYDYYGGLSMAIEKVNGGVAPSLNVLYYANPSRPEVVSLQEFMRREMRTRYYNPEWIKSMMNEGYSGARTISNKFVAYLWGWQVTAPQLVDDYDWNEITDIYIKDKYNLGVNRWLSTGNRAYSMISITGTLLTAAHKGFWKADEATLRLVANTWASTVAEYGVACCDCSCGNLAMMEWAMQYVNPDLLARVKSKIYEATGAAAFAPSENPNQGGESGSTPGGQPHDGSSGTSGGSEGVSAASPGTQSSSQNVGAGSESSQGAGKSYEVTASGSSGSSDTGMPVYAILGVIALVALVGVGYFMGPGRK; encoded by the coding sequence ATGAGAAAACATCTGATTACAGTAACAGCAGTTCTTCTCATGTTAATGTTCTGCCAGAGCGTGGCAGCAGCAGACAACAGCACGGAGGATAATTCAACTACTGTACTGGTTATAGGGTCATCTACAGCCACAAAGAGTTACAATGAAGTTGCATACACTGTAATGAACCTCACAAACAGGGATGCGAAGAGGGTGAATTTCCAGATAAGATCCACCACACAGATAGGTAACATGACAGGCGATGAGATACTGTCACTCATCAACAGTTCCAGTATTATAATTGCTGAATGGGGCACACAGCTCGCCGGTAACGGTTCCTTTGAAGCTGTTATAAGAGCCCATCCATCAATATTAGAAAACAAACTGTTTTTTGCATTTGAAAGCGGACCAACTCTCGTCAAATTGAGCAGAATAAACAATACAGAGGTCTTCACTGGTGTTAACGACAGTGATATTGGAACATACGATAGACCAGGTACTTTAATAGGCGCATGTCACGACGGAGACCTTACATCTCTTATAGCATATAAACAGAAATACCCTGGAAACACAGCACTGCATCAGTGGATAGATTGCGCCCTGTACTATGCAGCAGCGGGCAAAACAAACCTTGAAAATCAGTTCAAACTCGCACTAAAGATGTACTATAACATGCGCGGAATACCATGGAACAGCAGCTGGGAGCCTGCGACTGTTGAACCAGCTTCTCCATTGTCATCAGAATTCCTCTACCGTGATGGTCAGAGGTTTACAAAGGAGGATTACTTCACAAGATATCCTCTGGATCCAGCTAAACCCACAGTGGCTGTCCTGAGCTATGTTGGATCCACAGGGGAGGTCACCTACGCTGATGCGATGCAGCAGATAATCGATGCACTCGTCTCAAGGGGACTCAACGTCATACCAGTTATAGGTACATGGTCAAATTATGTCATCCTCAACCAGACTGGTATGCAGAACATTATCCAGACGCTATGCATGCCAAACCAGACCTACAACATAACTGCCATCAGGGGAATAGGGAACTACACTGACCTCACATCAATCCTTGGTGTTACCAGCGTCTCAAGTGCGAATGTTTATGAGGTTCAGATACTTGATAATGGTAACCTAATAAGGAGTCTCAAGATCAGCACAGTACAGCCGGTGAACGTATATTCAGCCCTAGTAAAGTTTCTCACAGATGCATCAAACGTTGTTCAGTACGAGGCCAACCCTGAAAAATACCCTGTCAAGGCAAACGTTATCATAGATATGCTGACGTTTATAACCGGGTCAACAACATCCGGTGCCAGTGTTACCAAGTTCTTTGATAGATCAAATATCCCTGTTCTGAGGGCAATGATAACCAGTTCTACATACAGAACAATTGGTCAGTGGATTGTCTCAGAGGAGGGATTCAGCTGGATGTCAGTTTACTGGCAGTGTGCACAGCCAGAGATGCAGGGTCAGATAGAACCACTTGCCATAGGTGTGGGTGAGATAGGTTCAGATCCTGAAACAGGTGCACAGTGGGACATAACAGTGACCATTCCAGAGAGGATAGAGAAACTTGTCAGCAGGGCCTTCAACTGGATCAGACTCCAGACCATGGCAAATAGTGACAAAAAGGTGGCAATTGTATACTACAACTACCCGCCGGGTAAGCAGAACATAGGTGCAAGTTACCTTAATGTCCCCGAAAGTATCATTGAGATACTCAAGCGCATGAAGGCAGAGGGCTACAGTGTTGGTGAAATACCGCAGGACGCTGATGCACTGGTTGAGATGATGATCAAAAACGGTATAAATGTTGCCAACTGGGCCCCCGGTGAACTTGAGAAACTTGCAAACAGTTCAAATGCAATACTGTGGCCATACGAGGACTACCTTGCATGGTTCAATACACTTGATCCTGTTGCCCGCAAGGAGATGGTTGAAGGTCCCGTTGGATACATAGAGGAACTCACAAGGGTTGCGGTGCAGTGTATCAATGAAGGAGACTGCAGGGTCAGGGATGAAATGCTCAAGACACTCAACCGCTGGACCCAGGAGATGATCTCAAATGCGAATACACACCCTCAGATCGCAGGAACAGCAATTGATCTTATAAACAAAATGAGCGCTGCCCTGACAGCAGTCATCTGGAACACATCCAACACAACGGCATGGGATCTCTTCTACATCTACAAAAACCAGTTCATGGCCCTCAATGTTTCAGGGATGACTGGCTGGGGTGAACCACCAGGAAACGTCATGGTTGTAACAAGAAATGGAAGGAAGTACGTAGTGATCCCGGGGCTCATGTTTGGAAATGTCTTCATAGGCCCGGAACCACAGAGGGGATGGGAAGCCGACGCTGCAAACCTCTACCACAGCACAATAGTTCCACCACCTCACTGCTACCTTGCATGGTATGCATGGGTAAACACGGTTTTCGGTGCAAATGCGCAGATACACGTTGGAAGACACGCAACCTACGAGTGGACACCAAGGAAACAGTATGCCCTCTCATCCTTTGATTACCCTGATATATGCATAGGAGATACACCATCACTATACATCTACATAATGGATGGTGTTGGAGAGGGTCTGCAAGCCAAGAGAAGAGGACTTGCAGTGATCATAGATCATTTAACACCACCGCTGACAAGAACAAAGCTCTACGGTGACCTTCAGGAACTTGCAGGGCTCGTGTCAAGTTACGAGGCTACACCAACTGGAAACCCCATGAGAGACGAATATGCAAAGCAGATCAGGGAAACCATAATCAAACTTGACCTTGCAAGGGATCTTGGGATTAACGCAACCAACATGACGGACGATGACATAGACAGGGTGCATGACTACCTTCTGAGCATTACCAGTACACTGATGCCCTATGGACTTGACACATTTGGTCTCAACTGGACTGACAGTGAAGTGGCCCTCATGGTATCAGGGATGCTCTCACCAGACAGCGACGTGGACCCATCACTACAGAGACTCATATCTATGATGAATGGATGGAATTTCAGCAACCTCACCTTTGAACAGGCTGAAGCACTTAACAATGCCACTGTAGAGATGATAATGGAACTTTTAAGGGGAACATCGATCGACACACTACTTGAAAACATCACGGATCCATCTCTCAAGGCAACACTCCACTCAAAGCTTGAGCTGGCACTCCAGTATGCATCACTCCTTAAGGACAGTCCTTCCAGTGAAATGGATGCACTTATGGAGGGTCTATCCGGACACTACATAACTCCTGCAAAGGGAGGAGATCCAGTTAAGGCCCCATACGCCCTTCCAACAGGAAGAAACTTCTATGCCCAGGACGACAACACACTACCAACAAAGGTGGCGTGGGATCTTGGTAAGAGGCTCGCAGATATGGCCCTGGCCCAGCTCGATACAATTCCTGAAAAGATGGCTGCGGTGGTCTGGTGCGTTGAGACGGCAAGAGACGACGGTGCAATGGTTTCATTCGTCCTGAGAATGCTGGGTGTGCAGCCAAAGATGGACGATAAGACCTGGCTCGGAGGCGGAAAACTATCCTACATAGTTCCAACAAATTTAACAGAGCTTCTATCAGACCTCAATAATGTGAGAAGCAGCATGGGCCTTTCAAACCTCACATCAAGGCCAAGGATTGATGTCATAGTAACCACCAGTGGCCTCTTCAGGGATCTATTCCCCAACCTTCTGGCCAAAATGGACGTAGCATACAGGGTTGCACTCGGAGCATCATACTCAAAGATCCTTCAAGCTTACCCCGAACTCAAGACACAGCTTGACCTTGCCCTAGATCCACTGCTCACAGGACAGTTCAAACAGGCTAAGACAATGGCAGATCTTCTTAAAATCATAGACAAAAATGATTCACTTAACGTCAATTACATTGCAAAGCACTGGGTAGAGCTGGTACTCGCAGGTTATGACGGTGATACTGCCATAACACGTATATTCGCTCCACCTGTCGGTGACTATGGCGCAGGGGTTAACCATGGTGTTGAAGAGGCATGGACATGGGATAACAGGTCAGAACTTGCCGATGTATACCTCAGAAGGATGAGTCACGCATACTCAAACACGCGCTGGGGAGCATCAATGGAAGGTCTCTTTGAGAATCTCCTGAAGGGTGTAACAGTGGCATACCACAGCAGGAGCACCAACCTTTATGGTGTAATTGACAACGATGACTACTACGACTACTATGGGGGCCTCTCAATGGCAATTGAGAAGGTCAACGGTGGGGTGGCACCTTCACTCAATGTGCTCTACTACGCCAACCCATCAAGGCCTGAAGTTGTCTCACTGCAGGAGTTCATGAGACGTGAAATGAGGACACGCTACTACAACCCTGAATGGATAAAGTCAATGATGAACGAGGGATATAGCGGTGCAAGGACCATCTCAAACAAGTTCGTCGCATACCTCTGGGGATGGCAGGTTACCGCACCACAGCTTGTTGATGACTATGACTGGAATGAGATCACAGACATATACATTAAAGACAAATACAATCTAGGTGTGAACAGATGGCTCTCCACAGGTAACAGGGCATATTCTATGATCAGTATAACAGGGACGCTATTAACAGCAGCACATAAGGGCTTCTGGAAGGCTGATGAGGCCACTCTGAGGCTGGTTGCAAATACATGGGCAAGCACTGTTGCTGAGTACGGTGTGGCATGCTGTGACTGCAGCTGCGGCAACCTTGCAATGATGGAGTGGGCAATGCAGTATGTTAACCCTGATCTACTTGCCAGGGTTAAGTCAAAGATATACGAAGCCACAGGGGCCGCAGCCTTTGCACCATCTGAGAACCCAAACCAGGGTGGAGAATCAGGTTCAACACCCGGAGGGCAGCCTCATGATGGAAGTAGTGGAACCTCAGGAGGATCTGAAGGTGTTTCAGCGGCAAGTCCAGGTACTCAGAGCTCCTCACAGAATGTGGGAGCAGGCTCTGAATCATCACAGGGTGCAGGAAAATCATATGAGGTTACAGCATCTGGTTCCTCCGGTTCATCAGATACTGGAATGCCTGTGTACGCCATATTGGGTGTCATAGCACTGGTTGCCCTGGTTGGAGTGGGCTACTTCATGGGACCTGGAAGGAAATAA